TGCTAAACTAGACCAAATTACAGAGTACACCGAAAAAGCAGGGCTACCTATCTACGGAAACACTTATCTGTATGATGGTGGTACAGGGGAGAGATTTACTCAGCCAGCTACTGTAGGTGTGATTTATATGTTGAAACTTGGTCACATGGTAGATGATAAGATGCATGCTCGTTCTATTGGACCTTACTCTCTCATCACGCAGCAGCCATTAGGAGGTAAAGCTCAGTTTGGTGGTCAGCGTTTCGGAGAGATGGAGGTTTGGGCACTAGAAGCATTTGGTGCGTCTAACATCTTGAGAGAAATCCTAACAGTGAAGTCAGATGATGTGATTGGTAGAGCTAAAACTTACGAAGCTATTGCGAAAGGAGAGGCAATGCCAGAACCGGGTATTCCAGAATCCTTCAATGTATTGCTTCATGAGTTACAAGGTTTAGGATTAGATGTAAGGTTAGAGGAATAATAGACACGAGATATGAGATACAAGATAAAAGAATACCATCTTCTCTTGGTTCTCGGTTCTCTTAATCTTTAAAAGAAACAAAATGTCAAATAAAAATAAAACAAGTAGATTTAATAAAATCTCGATAGGTTTAGCTTCACCAGAGTCTATTTTACAAGATTCAAGAGGAGAAGTATTAAAACCAGAAACCATTAACTATAGAACGCACAAACCTGAAAGAGACGGGCTTTTCTGTGAGAAAATATTCGGTCCTGTAAAGGATTACGAGTGTGCTTGTGGAAAATATAAGCGTATTCGTTATAAAGGCATTGTCTGCGACCGATGCGGTGTAGAAGTAACGGAGAAAAAAGTGCGTAGAGAGCGTATAGGGCACATCAACTTGGTAGTTCCTGTAGCTCATATTTGGTACTTCCGTTCTTTACCAAATAAGATAGGTTATCTTCTAGGATTGCCATCTAAGAAACTAGATATGATTATCTACTACGAAAGATATGTGGTAATTCAGCAAGGTATCGCTAAAAGATTAGACGGTTCTGATTTCGAGGAAATGGAATTTTTAACCGAGGAAGAATATTTAGATATTTTAGATACACTTCCTACGGAAAATCAATACTTAGATGACTCTGACCCTAATAAGTTTATCGCTAAAATGGGAGCTGAGGCTGTGGAAGAATTGTTAAAGAGAATAGATTTAGATGCTCTTTCTTATGATTTAAGACACAAAGCACACAACGAGACATCTAAGCAAAGAAGAACAGAAGCACTAAAAAGATTATCAGTAGTAGAAGCTCTTAGAGATGCTAATACGAGAATGATTAACCGCCCAGAGTGGATGGTAATGCGTGTACTTCCTGTAATACCACCAGAGTTAAGACCATTAGTGCCACTAGATGGTGGGCGTTTTGCGACATCAGACCTTAACGACCTTTATAGAAGAGTAATTATCAGAAACAATCGTCTTAAGAGACTTCTAGAAATTAAAGCTCCTGAAGTTATCTTAAGAAACGAGAAGCGTATGCTTCAAGAAGCGGTAGATTCTTTATTTGATAATACAAGAAAATCTTCTGCAGTTAAATCTGAGTCTAACAGACCATTAAAATCTCTTTCTGATTCATTAAAAGGTAAGCAAGGGCGTTTCCGTCAGAACTTACTTGGTAAAAGGGTAGACTACTCTGCTCGTTCGGTAATTGTGGTAGGTCCTACTTTACAACTACACGAGTGTGGTATCCCTAAAGATATGGCGGCAGAGCTTTATAAGCCGTTCATCATCAGAAAACTAATCGAAAGAGGTATCGTAAAAACAGTAAAATCTGCGAAAAGAATTATAGATAGAAAAGAACCTGTGGTGTATGACATTCTAGAAAATGTAATGAAAGGTCACCCAGTACTTCTTAACCGTGCCCCTACACTTCACCGTTTAGGTATTCAGGCATTCCAACCTAAAATGATTGAAGGTAAAGCGATACAACTACACCCATTGGTAACTACGGCATTCAATGCCGACTTTGATGGTGACCAGATGGCGGTACACTTACCTTTAGGTCCAGAAGCTATTTTAGAGGCTCAACTTTTAATGTTAGGTTCTCAGAATATCTTGAACCCTGCTAATGGTTCTCCAATTACGGTACCTTCTCAGGACATGGTACTTGGGCTTTATTTTATGACTAAAGAAGCTCATTCTACGGAGGATTATAAAGTGAAGGGAGAAGGTTTAACTTTCTACTCTCCAGAGGAAGTAGAAATTGCCTACAACGAAGGACAAGTAACGCTTAATGCTAAAGTTAAGTGTAAACTTCCTGTGAAGAATGAAAACGGAGAATTAGTAACTAAACTGATTGAAACTACTGTTGGTAGAATTTTATTCAATCAGATAGTACCTGAACAAATAGGATTCATCAATGAACTTTTAACGAAAAAATCGTTAAGAAATGTAATTGGTAGAATCTTAGCAGAAACTGATTTCCCAACTACAGTTCAGTTCTTGGATAGAATGAAAGACTTAGGATACTCTAACGCATTTAAAGGAGGTCTATCGTTCAGCTTAGCTGATATTGTGGTGCCAGAAGAGAAGAAACAAATGATAGCTTCGGCGGTAGAAAGTGTAGATGATATTAAGGCTAACTATAATATGGGTCTTATCACTGATACTGAGCGTTATAACCAAGTAATTGATGTTTGGACAAATACTAACGCTAACCTTACCGAAATGATTATGCAGAGAATGAAGACCGACCAAGGTGGTTTCAATTCTGTATATATGATGCTAGATTCTGGTGCGAGGGGTTCTAAAGAGCAGATTCGTCAGTTATCAGGTATGCGTGGTCTAATGGCAAAACCTCAAAAAGCAGGTTCAGTAGGTGCAGAGATTATCGAAAACCCTATTGTAGCTAACTTTAAAGAGGGGCTTTCTATCCTTGAGTACTTTATCTCTACTCACGGTGCTCGTAAAGGTCTTGCGGATACGGCGCTTAAAACGGCGGATGCTGGTTACTTAACGAGAAGGTTGGTAGATGTAGCTCAAGACGTTATCATTACTGAAGACGATTGTGGTACTCTAAGAGGTGTGGAAGTAACGCCACTTAAAAAGAATGATGAAATAGTAGAGAAATTATCTGAAAGAATTTTAGGTAGAATTTCTTTACATGATATATATGACCCAGAAACAGACGAGTTAATCGTAGAAGCTGATGTTCTTATAGATGAAGAATTAGCTAAGAAGATAGAAGAGGCTGGTATAGAGTCTGTGGAGGTTCGTTCACCTTTAACTTGTGAATCTAAGAGAGGTATCTGTGCTAAATGTTACGGTAGAAACTTAGCTACAGGTAAGATGATTCATATGGGAGAAGCTGTGGGTGTTATTGCAGCACAGTCCATCGGGGAACCTGGTACACAGCTTACCTTGAGAACCTTCCACCAAGGGGGAACAGCGGGTAACGTTTCCGAAAATCCATCTATCGTAGCTAAGAGAGATGGTATCGTAGAAATGGACGAAATTAGAACGGTAACTTCTGAAGATGAAGAAGGAAACCAAGCTGAAATCGTGGTGTCTCGTTCTACCGAATTCCGTTTGGTAGCAGATAATGCTAGCAGAACACCTATAATGGTAGCAAACTTACCTTACGGTTCAATACTTTCTGTAAAACCAGGGGATAAAGTGAAGAAAGGAGACCTTATAGCAAGATGGGATCCGTATAATGCGGTAATCATTGCTGAAACTTCTGGTAAGGTAGAGTACGAAGATATTATCAAAGGCGTGTCTTTCCAATTAGAAATTGACGAACAGACAGGCTTTGAAGAAAAGGTAATCTCTGAATCTAGAAACAAAAAAGCGGTACCTACCCTTAGAGTGGTAGATTCTAAAGGAGTAGAGCAAAAATCTTACAACTTACCTGTGGGAGCTCACTTAATGGTAAATGATGGAGAGAAGATTAAAGCTGGTAAGATTTTAATTAAAATCCCAAGAAAATCTGCAAAAGCAGGGGATATCACGGGAGGTCTTCCTAGAGTAACGGAACTTTTCGAAGCTAGAAATCCTTCTAATCCTGCGGTAGTAACAGAAATTGACGGGGTAGTATCTTACGGAAAAATCAAGAGAGGTAACCGTGAGCTTATCGTAGAGTCTAAATCAGGAGAAATTAAGAAATACTTGGTGAAGTTATCTAACCAAATCTTAGTTCAAGAAAACGACTTCGTAAGAGCAGGTTCTCCATTGTCAGATGGTTCAGTAACGCCTAATGATATTTTAGCAATTAAAGGTCCTACAGCGGTACAAGAATATTTGGTAAACGAAATCCAAGAGGTATACCGTCTACAAGGGGTGAAGATTGATGACAAGCACTTTGAAATCATCGTTCGCCAAATGATGACGAAAGTAGAGATTGTAGATGGTGGAGATACTCAGTTCTTAGAAGGTAGTCTAGAACATAAGCAAGACTTTATCGAAGAGAACGAAAGAGTGTTTGGTATGAAGGTAGTTACCGATCCAGGAGACTCTCAAGAGCTTAAAGCAGGTCAGATGATTACAGCGAGAGAATTAAGAGACGAAAACTCTAAGCTTAAGAGAGAAGACTTAAAACTGGTAGAAGTTCGTGAAGCACTTACGGCTACAGCACACCCTGTTTTACAAGGTATCACAAGAGCGGCTCTACAAACTAAGTCATTTATGTCTGCGGCATCTTTCCAAGAAACTACTAAGGTACTTAACGAAGCAGCGGTATCAGGTAAAGTAGATGAGTTGAATGGTCTTAAAGAAAATGTAATTGTAGGACATAGAATTCCTGCAGGAACGGGGCTTAAAGATTATCAGAACTTTATCGTAGGTTCTAATAAAGAGTTTGAAGATTTAAATTAATTTGAAGAAAAAATTGTTTGAAAGGTAGAAGATATTTGTTATCTTTATACCTTTCAAACTAAATAATAACTAAATAATAATTTTATGGACAACAATCAAAACCAAGATCCAAACAACATTAACATTGAACTTAACGAAATGGTAGCAGCTGGTGTATATGCTAACTTAGCTTTGGTAAACCACTCTCCATCTGAGTTTGTTTTAGATTTCATTCAGTTAATGCCAGGTGTTCAACAAGCTAAAGTAAGATCTAGGGTAATTTTAGCACCATTACATGCTAAAAGAGTTCTAAATGCTTTACAGCAAAATATTGCTAACTATGAGCAACAGTTTGGAGAAATTAAAGAGGTTGAACCTTTTGTATTAGGTGGGAATAATACGCCTCAAGCGTAATAAGTATTTACCTTTAAAATAATTAGAGTCTTATCTCAAATAAAAAGGTAAGACTTTTTTGATTGAAAAATAGAGATATGAATAAATTAACCGTTTTTATCACTTTTTTATTAGTAACAAAAGCTATTGCACAGAATGTAGAAAAAGAAAAGGTTGTAGACAGTGTTGTCATAAGTGCAAGGCAAAAAGTAAAACAAGAAAGAAAGGAATTCTTTAAACAAGCTCAATCTACGGAGATTATATCCGCTTATGAGGTGGAAAGGAATAATCCTCATTTTATAGAGCAATCACTAGGAACAATGGCTGGTGTTCAGGTAGAAAAAAGAACTCAGTTTGGAGGACAAAGAATTGTTCTGAGAGGTTATGGTAACGATCAGAAATTCAATAACTGGGGTGTGAAGTTCTACCTCAATTCGGCTCCAATTACCAATGCTGACGGCGTTACTATTTTAGAAGATATAGATTTTTCTCTTATCAATAATATTGAAGTCGTTAAAGGTCCTGCCTCTACACTTTATGGTGGAGGTACAGGTGGAGCCGTGAGGTTCTATATGCGTCCAGAAACTAAAAAAGGGACTCATTTATCAGAGTCTTTGGCTTTTGGTTCGTTTGGTTTGTTTCAGTCTAATACCAAGGTAGAAACTGTAACGGATAACGCAAATATTATGTTTAACTATGGGCATATAGGGAGTGATGGCTACCGTCCTAGAGGCAATACTAGGAAAAATAACTATGCTTTTATGGGAAACTTTAAGTTGGCTCAAGCCCATAGTTTAATGGTGTATGCGAGTCATAATAATTCCTATGAAGGCGTTACAGGACAAATTTCTCTTCAAGATTATTATGATGGTAAAGACCCTGGCAATGCAGCCTATGCAAGAAAAAATGCAGCAAACCATTTCATAGCCACTAGAACTATTATAGGACATCAATGGAAAATCAATCCTAATGTTACCTATAATACCTCATTATTTTATCATCATTTAGATACTAAGCGAACGGCTGCAGGAGCGGCAGAAAACTCTCAACAACCAAGCTATGGTGTGAGGTCTGAGCTAAAATGGAATTATCCTATTTCTGAAGATTTTAAAAATGAAATGGAAGCAGGTGGAGAATATCTTATTTCTAGAGCTTTAATCTCTAATTATCGTTTTGATGGCAGTTTGGATAAACCAGATTTACAGACTCGACCATTATCTAAAAGAGGTACTTATTTTAAGTATGATAATTATAATTTTTCGGTATTTCTTACCAATAGATTAACCTATCAACCTTTAGACTTATCTCTTCTTTTGGGTGTGAGTGGTAATAAGCAAGGTTATGATAGAACAGATTTGTTGGCTTATCCAGGTTTATTAGATGGTTACAAACAAGATACCTCTTTCAAAAAAGATTTTTCTATGGTTTTAACGCCTCATATAGCGTTACAAAAAAAATGGAAAAATCAATTATTTAATTTAAGCTATAGTGAGGGTTATAACGCACCTACAGCTTCCACAGCATTTGTTTCTGCTACAGGAAAAACTAATGATTTACTCAAAGCAGAGCGTGCTAAAATGTGGGATTTTTCAGTACACGGATTGTTAGGAAAAACGAAATTTGATTATCAAATATCCTTGTTTGATATCAGAGTTCAAGATAAGCTAACACAGCTTTGGGCTAGCGATGGTGCTGGAGATATGTACTCTTACTGGGGGAATACAGGGAATCAGTTCAATAGAGGACTAGAGTTGAGTCTAGGCTACTCTTATACATCTAATAATTTTATAAATAAAGTGTTACCGTATTTTAATCTTTCTAAATATGATTTTAAATATCAGTCTTTTAGTATGTTAGGAGAAGATTATTCAGGTAAAAAGGTGGTAGGCATACCTTCGGTAAAATATTCTTTAGGGTTGGATTTTGATACGCGTTTTGGACTTTATGTTAGAAATACATTTAATTATTTAAGCGATGTTTATACTGATTTTGCCAACGAAATCAATGTAAAAGGTTTTCATCAGTACAATGCCAAGATAGGTTATAAAAAGGAGTTTGGGAAATGGAGTTTAGACGCTTATGTGGCAGGGAATAATTTAACGAATAGAGTCAACTATGCCTTTCTATTTGTAGGGAATGCGATAGGCGACACTGATTTAGGTAATGGCTATCCTGTTGGGGTAACTACAGATGTTAATCCAGGACCTGCGAGAGCTTATTTCTTCGGAGGGACTACCATTAAGTATAGCTTTTAGTAGAATATTCCATATTATTTTTAGAACCGTTTTAGAAGGGAAATGCCCGACTGAAACGGTTTTTTTATGCTATCTTTGCACTCAATTTCAATTTTCTAGAGAATGAATTACATCACTGCTGAAAATCTTACCAAATCTTACGGAATTAAAACTCTATTTCAAGATATTTCTTTTAACATCAATGAAGGAGATAAAATTGCCATTGTTGCCAAAAATGGAAGTGGGAAATCTACCCTTCTAAAAATTATTTTAGGAAAAGAAATTCCAGATAGCGGTTCGGTATTGGTAAATAAAGATATACAAGTGGTGCTTTTTGACCAAGAAATTACTTTCGATGCGGAGGATACCGTGGAAGAATTTATGATGAAGCTAGATTCAGACCCTATAAATGCTGTTAGAAATTACCATCTGTCTTTACAATCTACAGATACAGCGTTTATTGAGAAGGCTCTCGCAGATATGGAAATTCATAAAGCTTGGGATTTAGAAAATGAAATGAAACAAATCCTCTTTCAGCTCAAAATTACAGACCTTAATGCCAAAATGGGAACATTGTCAGGAGGGCAAGTAAAGAGAGTTGCATTGGCAAAATTGCTTACAGAAACTAGGGCTGAACATAAACATACGCTTCTAATTATGGACGAGCCTACCAACCATTTAGATGTGGATATGGTGGAGTGGCTGGAAAATTATCTTTCCAAAGCGAGGATTACTCTTTTATTAGTAACGCACGATAGATACTTTTTAGATAGTGTTTGCGATATAATTTGGGAGATGGAAGACCAGCAACTATACATACATCAAGGGAGCTATGCGACTTATCTAGAAAATAAAATGATTAGGGAAGAAAACTTGCAATCTACCATAGATAAAGCCAATAATCTTTACCGAAAAGAATTGGAATGGATGAGAAGGCAGCCCAAAGCACGAACTACAAAATCTAAAAGTAGAATAGAAGCTTTCTACGAAACAGAAAAGGTCGCTAAGACAGATACTCGAAAAGACAGTTTGGAGCTAGACTTTAAAATGGAACGCTTGGGTAAAAAGATTCTTGAGCTTAGAAATATCAACAAAAAGTATGATGATAAAGTGATATTAAGGGATTTTTCTTATCAGTTTCAACGAGGCGAAAAGGTAGGGATTGTGGGGCAAAATGGAGTGGGTAAATCCACATTACTTAATATTATCCAAGGGTTAGAAAACTATGATAGTGGAGAGATAGAAACAGGAGAAACCATAAAATTTGGTTATTTTTCTCAAAAAGGACTTACCTATAAGGAAGACGAAAGAGTAATTGATTTTATTAAAGAAATATCCGAAAACTTTCCATTAGCCAATGGTAGAACTATTTCTGCGTCGCAATTTTTACGATTATTTTTATTTGATGACCAAGCTCAGTACTCACCCATTTCTAAACTTTCTGGAGGAGAGAAGAGAAGGTTACATTTAATGTATGTGTTGTATCAAAACCCTAACTTTTTAATTTTTGATGAACCTACCAATGATTTGGATTTACCTACCTTAAGCGTTTTGGAAAACTTTTTACAAAACTTTCAAGGTACATTAGCTATAGTATCTCACGATAGATACTTTATGGATAGAGTGGTAGATCATGTTTTGGCATTTGAGGGAGATGGTAAAGTAAGAGATTTTACAGGCAACTTTACGGAATATAGAACCGCTAAAGATTTAGAGCTAAAACAAAATAATAAAGAAAAAGAAAAGGTGGAAATTCCTCAGACAGAAAGAAAAGAGCCTTTACCTAAGAAAAAACTATCTTTTAAAGAACAGAGAGAGCTAGAAGAAATAGAAAAACAATTGCCAAAGCTAGAGGAAGAAAGAGAGACTATACTTGCACAACTCAATGGAGAGACAGATTATGAGAAAGTGGCTAGTCTATCAGAGTTGTTAGAAAAAAACGCCAAAGAGTTAGAGAGAATGGAGATGAGATGGCTAGAATTACAAGAAATATTGTCATAAGAGGTTTTTTGGTATAATTATTGCTCTTAGCATAAGAAATTAATTTAAACTATATTTATGAAAAAATTATTTTTAGGAGCTGTGGTATTTGCAGCAGGATTGTTTGGTACAGCTAACGCACAGATTCAAGAAGGAAACTGGATGGTAGGTGGTCAGGTAGCTAAAATGAGATTTACCAATGGAGTAAATTTAAATCTGACGCCTCAAGTGGGTTACTTTGTGAAAGACAATTGGGCTGTAGGTGCACAGGTAGGTTTAGATGTTGCTAGTGCAGGAGGAGGTACTGGTACTACCACTAATTGGACATTGGGTGGATTTACAAGATATTACTTCGGAAGTAATGAGATTGAAAGCTTACTTAAAAATGGTAGATTCTTCGCAGAAGGTACTGTAGGTTTCGGTGGAATCAATAACAGTGCTGGAAGTACAACTAATGGTGTTAACTTAGGTGTAGGAGCTGGTTACTCTTATTTTATTACTAAAAATGTAAGTTTAGATGCTTTATTAAAATTTGATACCGTAACAGGTGGTGGTAATACAGCAGGTAACGGAAACCTAGGACTTAATGTAGGATTCCAAATTTTCTTACCAACTTCTAAAGTAAAAGCGGCTTTAAAAGATCAATAGTAGAATTCTAAATCTAAAAGATAGAGCGAGAGGATATTTATTATCTTCTCGCTTTTCATATTATTGAATAAAAAATAGAGAAACTTACTAGGTCTATTGTT
This Riemerella anatipestifer DNA region includes the following protein-coding sequences:
- the rpoC gene encoding DNA-directed RNA polymerase subunit beta'; protein product: MSNKNKTSRFNKISIGLASPESILQDSRGEVLKPETINYRTHKPERDGLFCEKIFGPVKDYECACGKYKRIRYKGIVCDRCGVEVTEKKVRRERIGHINLVVPVAHIWYFRSLPNKIGYLLGLPSKKLDMIIYYERYVVIQQGIAKRLDGSDFEEMEFLTEEEYLDILDTLPTENQYLDDSDPNKFIAKMGAEAVEELLKRIDLDALSYDLRHKAHNETSKQRRTEALKRLSVVEALRDANTRMINRPEWMVMRVLPVIPPELRPLVPLDGGRFATSDLNDLYRRVIIRNNRLKRLLEIKAPEVILRNEKRMLQEAVDSLFDNTRKSSAVKSESNRPLKSLSDSLKGKQGRFRQNLLGKRVDYSARSVIVVGPTLQLHECGIPKDMAAELYKPFIIRKLIERGIVKTVKSAKRIIDRKEPVVYDILENVMKGHPVLLNRAPTLHRLGIQAFQPKMIEGKAIQLHPLVTTAFNADFDGDQMAVHLPLGPEAILEAQLLMLGSQNILNPANGSPITVPSQDMVLGLYFMTKEAHSTEDYKVKGEGLTFYSPEEVEIAYNEGQVTLNAKVKCKLPVKNENGELVTKLIETTVGRILFNQIVPEQIGFINELLTKKSLRNVIGRILAETDFPTTVQFLDRMKDLGYSNAFKGGLSFSLADIVVPEEKKQMIASAVESVDDIKANYNMGLITDTERYNQVIDVWTNTNANLTEMIMQRMKTDQGGFNSVYMMLDSGARGSKEQIRQLSGMRGLMAKPQKAGSVGAEIIENPIVANFKEGLSILEYFISTHGARKGLADTALKTADAGYLTRRLVDVAQDVIITEDDCGTLRGVEVTPLKKNDEIVEKLSERILGRISLHDIYDPETDELIVEADVLIDEELAKKIEEAGIESVEVRSPLTCESKRGICAKCYGRNLATGKMIHMGEAVGVIAAQSIGEPGTQLTLRTFHQGGTAGNVSENPSIVAKRDGIVEMDEIRTVTSEDEEGNQAEIVVSRSTEFRLVADNASRTPIMVANLPYGSILSVKPGDKVKKGDLIARWDPYNAVIIAETSGKVEYEDIIKGVSFQLEIDEQTGFEEKVISESRNKKAVPTLRVVDSKGVEQKSYNLPVGAHLMVNDGEKIKAGKILIKIPRKSAKAGDITGGLPRVTELFEARNPSNPAVVTEIDGVVSYGKIKRGNRELIVESKSGEIKKYLVKLSNQILVQENDFVRAGSPLSDGSVTPNDILAIKGPTAVQEYLVNEIQEVYRLQGVKIDDKHFEIIVRQMMTKVEIVDGGDTQFLEGSLEHKQDFIEENERVFGMKVVTDPGDSQELKAGQMITARELRDENSKLKREDLKLVEVREALTATAHPVLQGITRAALQTKSFMSAASFQETTKVLNEAAVSGKVDELNGLKENVIVGHRIPAGTGLKDYQNFIVGSNKEFEDLN
- a CDS encoding DUF3467 domain-containing protein — encoded protein: MDNNQNQDPNNINIELNEMVAAGVYANLALVNHSPSEFVLDFIQLMPGVQQAKVRSRVILAPLHAKRVLNALQQNIANYEQQFGEIKEVEPFVLGGNNTPQA
- a CDS encoding ABC-F family ATP-binding cassette domain-containing protein — protein: MNYITAENLTKSYGIKTLFQDISFNINEGDKIAIVAKNGSGKSTLLKIILGKEIPDSGSVLVNKDIQVVLFDQEITFDAEDTVEEFMMKLDSDPINAVRNYHLSLQSTDTAFIEKALADMEIHKAWDLENEMKQILFQLKITDLNAKMGTLSGGQVKRVALAKLLTETRAEHKHTLLIMDEPTNHLDVDMVEWLENYLSKARITLLLVTHDRYFLDSVCDIIWEMEDQQLYIHQGSYATYLENKMIREENLQSTIDKANNLYRKELEWMRRQPKARTTKSKSRIEAFYETEKVAKTDTRKDSLELDFKMERLGKKILELRNINKKYDDKVILRDFSYQFQRGEKVGIVGQNGVGKSTLLNIIQGLENYDSGEIETGETIKFGYFSQKGLTYKEDERVIDFIKEISENFPLANGRTISASQFLRLFLFDDQAQYSPISKLSGGEKRRLHLMYVLYQNPNFLIFDEPTNDLDLPTLSVLENFLQNFQGTLAIVSHDRYFMDRVVDHVLAFEGDGKVRDFTGNFTEYRTAKDLELKQNNKEKEKVEIPQTERKEPLPKKKLSFKEQRELEEIEKQLPKLEEERETILAQLNGETDYEKVASLSELLEKNAKELERMEMRWLELQEILS
- a CDS encoding TonB-dependent receptor: MNKLTVFITFLLVTKAIAQNVEKEKVVDSVVISARQKVKQERKEFFKQAQSTEIISAYEVERNNPHFIEQSLGTMAGVQVEKRTQFGGQRIVLRGYGNDQKFNNWGVKFYLNSAPITNADGVTILEDIDFSLINNIEVVKGPASTLYGGGTGGAVRFYMRPETKKGTHLSESLAFGSFGLFQSNTKVETVTDNANIMFNYGHIGSDGYRPRGNTRKNNYAFMGNFKLAQAHSLMVYASHNNSYEGVTGQISLQDYYDGKDPGNAAYARKNAANHFIATRTIIGHQWKINPNVTYNTSLFYHHLDTKRTAAGAAENSQQPSYGVRSELKWNYPISEDFKNEMEAGGEYLISRALISNYRFDGSLDKPDLQTRPLSKRGTYFKYDNYNFSVFLTNRLTYQPLDLSLLLGVSGNKQGYDRTDLLAYPGLLDGYKQDTSFKKDFSMVLTPHIALQKKWKNQLFNLSYSEGYNAPTASTAFVSATGKTNDLLKAERAKMWDFSVHGLLGKTKFDYQISLFDIRVQDKLTQLWASDGAGDMYSYWGNTGNQFNRGLELSLGYSYTSNNFINKVLPYFNLSKYDFKYQSFSMLGEDYSGKKVVGIPSVKYSLGLDFDTRFGLYVRNTFNYLSDVYTDFANEINVKGFHQYNAKIGYKKEFGKWSLDAYVAGNNLTNRVNYAFLFVGNAIGDTDLGNGYPVGVTTDVNPGPARAYFFGGTTIKYSF